In the genome of Limanda limanda chromosome 15, fLimLim1.1, whole genome shotgun sequence, one region contains:
- the LOC133020836 gene encoding guanine nucleotide-binding protein G(I)/G(S)/G(O) subunit gamma-4, producing the protein MKDGIANNSTASISHARKAVEQLKMEACMDRIKVSKAAADLMAYCEAHIREDPLIVPVPASENPFREKKFFCTIL; encoded by the exons ATGAAGGACGGAATCGCCAACAACAGCACGGCCAGCATCTCCCATGCCAGGAAAGCTGTGGAGCAGCTGAAGATGGAGGCCTGCATGGATAGGATAAAG GTGTCCAAAGCAGCTGCCGACCTGATGGCGTACTGTGAAGCCCACATACGCGAGGATCCCCTCATCGTGCCCGTCCCCGCCTCAGAGAACCCTTTCCGGGAGAAGAAGTTCTTCTGCACCATCCTCTGA
- the b3galnt2 gene encoding UDP-GalNAc:beta-1,3-N-acetylgalactosaminyltransferase 2, with the protein MRRLALVLLPCAVAVLVHLWWAQRPSSAPPDHHSLSDEALPYYEVLVGVLSARHHYELRQAIRETWLGYIRNHPHFQHRVGVKFIVGKHGCPIPEEDREDPYSCSILNFTEPVTGQDAEIEMVTVADPSMLALSDVSAIALDFKVLHPVVITRLGLFPRGTEPELQSNITVKLLQLDQEEAVVTARFSAISTGTMVNGVWYKPVEQFILPKGFEGTLVWESLDSSGLTTVDSSVQLNDGGGVLKISSIAEGILPHRSALGFPGLAGGFTFTIYDEDGLSGLLRGRPARMEQHASRLRQEDATLQRESLRHGDMVFVDVVDTYRNVPSKLLQFYKWSVGNADFNLLLKTDDDCYIDIDSVLMKIDHKGLKRSNFWWGNFRQSWAVDRIGKWQELEYASPAYPAFACGSGYVVSRDLVQWLASNAEKLKAYQGEDVSMGIWMAAVGPQKYQDPGWLCEKECYLDMLSSPQHTAEELHILWDRKRACGDPCGCPWGH; encoded by the exons ATGCGGAGGCTCGCTCTCGTTCTGCTGCCCTGTGCCGTCGCCGTCCTGGTGCACCTGTGGTGGGCACAGCGACCCTCCTCCGCTCCGCCGGACCACCACTCACTCTCGG ATGAAGCCTTACCTTACTATGAAGTTCTGGTGGGGGTGCTGTCAGCGAGACACCATTATGAACTGCGACAAGCGATAAGGGAGACGTGGCTGGGCTACATCCGGAATCACCCCCACTTCCAGCACAG AGTGGGGGTGAAATTTATCGTGGGCAAACATGGGTGTCCCATtccagaggaggacagagaggatcCGTACTCCTGCTCCATCCTGAACTTCACCGAGCCAG TCACAGGACAGGATGCTGAGATCGAGATGGTGACCGTGGCGGACCCCTCGATGCTCGCCCTGTCCGACGTGTCGGCCATTGCCCTGGATTTCAAGGTTCTGCACCCGGTGGTGATCACCAGGCTGGGGCTGTTTCCCAGAGGAACCGAGCCTGAGCTTCAGAGCAACATAACGGTGAAGCTTCTCCAGCTGGACCAGGAG GAGGCTGTGGTTACTGCTCGCTTCAGTGCCATCAGCACAGGGACCATGGTGAACGGAGTTTGGTACAAACCGGTGGAGCAATTCATTTTGCCCAAG GGTTTTGAAGGGACGTTGGTTTGGGAGAGTCTGGACTCTTCTGGATTGACAACGGTCGACTCCTCCGTGCAGCTCAACGATGGAGGAGGCGTCCTCAAGATCTCCTCG ATCGCAGAAGGCATATTGCCTCATAGAAGTGCTCTTGGGTTTCCTGGTTTGGCGGGAGGCTTCACATTTACCATCTACG ATGAGGACGGTCTGTCGGGGCTCCTGCGGGGTCGCCCGGCCAGGATGGAGCAGCACGCCTCCAGGCTGAGGCAGGAGGACGCCACCTTGCAGCGGGAGAGCCTGAGGCACGGCGACATGGTTTTCGTGGACGTAGTTGACACCTACAGGAACGTGCCTTCCAAACTGCTTCAGTTCTATAAATG GTCTGTAGGAAACGCTGACTTTAATCTGCTGCTGAAGACGGATGATGATTGTTACATCGACATCGACTCAGTGTTAATGAAGATTGACCACAAGGGTCTCAAGCGCAGCAATTTCTGGTGGGGAAA TTTCAGGCAGAGCTGGGCAGTGGATCGCATTGGGAAGTGGCAGGAGCTGGAGTACGCCAGTCCGGCCTACCCGGCGTTCGCCTGCGGCTCGGGCTACGTGGTCTCTCGTGACCTAGTCCAGTGGCTCGCCAGTAACGCAGAGAAACTCAAGGCCTACCAG GGAGAAGACGTGAGCATGGGGATATGGATGGCAGCCGTTGGACCACAGAAATATCAG GACCCCGGCTGGCTGTGTGAGAAGGAGTGCTACCTGGACATGCTGTCGTCCCCccaacacacagctgaggagcTGCACATCCTGTGGGACAGGAAGAGGGCCTGTGGAGACCCCTGCGGTTGTCCCTGGGGCCACTAA